In the genome of Streptomyces sp. V2I9, one region contains:
- a CDS encoding pirin family protein produces the protein MPAVTVDNPLTLPKVAAPGDAEARPVLTVTTAPSGFEGEGFPVRRAFAGITYRHLDPFIMMDQMGEVEYAAGEPKGTPWHPHRGFETVTYLIDGSFIHQDSNGGGGTIENGDTQWMTAGSGLLHIEAPPESLVLSGGLFHGLQLWVNLPKADKMMNPRYQDIRGGEVQLLASPDGGALLRVIAGELDGHQGPGITHTPITMIHATVRPGAEVTLPWREDFNGLAYVLAGRGSVGAERRPIALGQTAVFGAGGSLTVRADERQDGHTPDLEVVLLGGRPIREPMAHYGPFVMNSQAELKQAFEDFQAGRLGTVPAVHGM, from the coding sequence ATGCCCGCAGTGACCGTCGACAACCCGCTGACCCTGCCCAAGGTGGCCGCTCCGGGTGACGCCGAGGCCCGGCCCGTACTCACCGTCACGACCGCGCCGAGTGGATTCGAGGGCGAGGGTTTCCCCGTCCGCCGCGCCTTCGCGGGGATCACCTACCGGCACCTCGACCCGTTCATCATGATGGACCAGATGGGTGAGGTGGAGTACGCGGCGGGCGAGCCGAAGGGCACGCCCTGGCACCCGCACCGCGGCTTCGAGACCGTGACGTACCTGATCGACGGGAGCTTCATCCACCAGGACTCCAACGGTGGCGGCGGCACCATCGAGAACGGCGACACCCAGTGGATGACCGCCGGGTCGGGCCTGCTGCACATCGAGGCCCCGCCGGAGTCGCTCGTCCTGTCCGGCGGGCTCTTCCACGGCCTCCAGCTCTGGGTGAACCTGCCCAAGGCCGACAAGATGATGAACCCGCGCTACCAGGACATCCGCGGCGGCGAGGTCCAGCTCCTGGCCTCGCCCGACGGCGGTGCGCTGCTGCGGGTCATCGCGGGTGAGCTGGACGGCCACCAGGGCCCCGGCATCACCCACACCCCGATCACGATGATCCACGCCACCGTCCGCCCCGGCGCGGAGGTGACCCTGCCCTGGCGCGAGGACTTCAACGGCCTCGCGTACGTCCTGGCCGGGCGCGGCTCGGTCGGCGCGGAGCGCCGCCCGATCGCGTTGGGGCAGACCGCCGTGTTCGGGGCCGGTGGTTCGCTGACCGTCCGCGCCGACGAGCGGCAGGACGGCCACACCCCGGACCTGGAGGTCGTGCTTCTCGGCGGACGCCCGATCCGGGAGCCGATGGCGCACTACGGTCCGTTCGTGATGAACAGTCAGGCCGAGCTGAAGCAGGCGTTCGAGGACTTCCAGGCCGGGCGCCTCGGCACGGTACCCGCGGTCCACGGCATGTGA
- a CDS encoding acyl-CoA dehydrogenase, translating to MGHYKSNLRDIEFNLFEVLGRDKVYGTGPFGEMDVDTAKSILEEIARLAENELADSYADADRNPPVFDPETKTAPVPASFRKSYQAFMDSEYWRLGLPEEIGGTTSPRSLIWGYAELLLGSNPAVWMYSSGPAFAGILFEEGNEQQKKIAEIAVEKQWGSTMVLTEPDAGSDVGAGRTKAVQQEDGSWHIEGVKRFITSGEHDMSENIIHYVLARPEGAGPGTKGLSLFMVPKFHFDWTTSELGERNGVYATNVEHKMGLKASNTCEMTFGDQHPAKGWLIGDKHDGIRQMFRIIEFARMMVGTKAIATLSTGYLNALEYAKERVQGPDLANFMDKTAPKVTITHHPDVRRSLMTQKAYAEGMRSLVLYTAAVQDAIQEKEAAGEDAKALNGLNDLLLPIVKGYGSEKSYEQLAQSLQTFGGSGYLQEYPVEQYIRDAKIDTLYEGTTAIQGQDFFFRKIVRDQGASLNTLSEEIKKFLAEAQGNEELAPALDSLAKAAVDLEAIVGTMITDLTATGEDVKSIYKVGLNTTRLLMASGDVVVGYLLLKGAAVAAEKLPTASAKDTAFYQGKIAAAKFFAANVLPGVSTERALAETVDNSLMELDEAAF from the coding sequence ATGGGGCACTACAAGTCGAATCTCCGCGACATCGAGTTCAACCTCTTCGAGGTCCTCGGGCGCGACAAGGTGTACGGCACCGGTCCGTTCGGTGAGATGGACGTCGACACCGCGAAGAGCATCCTGGAAGAGATCGCGCGCCTCGCCGAGAACGAGCTCGCCGACTCCTACGCCGACGCCGACCGCAACCCGCCGGTCTTCGACCCGGAGACCAAGACCGCCCCGGTCCCGGCGAGCTTCCGGAAGTCGTACCAGGCGTTCATGGACTCCGAGTACTGGCGGCTGGGCCTGCCGGAGGAGATCGGCGGCACGACCTCGCCCCGCTCCCTGATCTGGGGTTACGCGGAGCTGCTCCTCGGCTCGAACCCGGCCGTGTGGATGTACTCCTCCGGCCCGGCCTTCGCCGGCATCCTCTTCGAGGAGGGCAACGAGCAGCAGAAGAAGATCGCGGAGATCGCCGTCGAGAAGCAGTGGGGCTCGACGATGGTGCTGACCGAGCCGGACGCCGGCTCGGACGTCGGCGCCGGCCGGACGAAGGCCGTGCAGCAGGAGGACGGCTCCTGGCACATCGAGGGCGTGAAGCGCTTCATCACCTCGGGCGAGCACGACATGTCCGAGAACATCATCCACTACGTGCTGGCCCGCCCCGAGGGCGCCGGACCGGGCACCAAGGGCCTCTCCCTCTTCATGGTCCCGAAGTTCCACTTCGACTGGACCACCAGCGAGCTGGGCGAGCGCAACGGCGTGTACGCCACGAACGTCGAGCACAAGATGGGCCTCAAGGCGTCCAACACCTGCGAGATGACGTTCGGCGACCAGCACCCTGCCAAGGGCTGGCTGATCGGCGACAAGCACGACGGTATCCGCCAGATGTTCCGCATCATCGAGTTCGCCCGCATGATGGTCGGCACGAAGGCCATCGCCACCCTCTCCACCGGCTACCTGAACGCGCTGGAGTACGCCAAGGAGCGCGTCCAGGGTCCGGACCTGGCGAACTTCATGGACAAGACCGCGCCCAAGGTCACCATCACGCACCACCCCGACGTGCGCCGCTCGCTCATGACGCAGAAGGCGTACGCCGAGGGCATGCGCTCCCTCGTGCTGTACACGGCCGCCGTCCAGGACGCGATCCAGGAGAAGGAGGCCGCAGGCGAGGACGCCAAGGCGCTGAACGGCCTCAACGACCTGCTGCTGCCGATCGTGAAGGGCTACGGCTCCGAGAAGTCCTACGAGCAGCTCGCGCAGTCGCTCCAGACCTTCGGCGGCTCCGGCTACCTCCAGGAGTACCCGGTCGAGCAGTACATCCGGGACGCCAAGATCGACACCCTCTACGAGGGCACCACGGCGATCCAGGGCCAGGACTTCTTCTTCCGCAAGATCGTCCGCGACCAGGGCGCCTCGCTCAACACGCTCTCCGAGGAGATCAAGAAGTTCCTCGCCGAGGCCCAGGGCAACGAGGAGCTGGCCCCGGCGCTGGACTCGCTCGCCAAGGCCGCCGTGGACCTGGAGGCGATCGTCGGCACGATGATCACCGACCTCACCGCGACCGGCGAGGACGTCAAGAGCATCTACAAGGTGGGCCTCAACACCACCCGCCTGCTGATGGCGTCCGGCGACGTCGTCGTCGGCTACCTGCTGCTCAAGGGCGCGGCCGTCGCCGCGGAGAAGCTGCCGACCGCCTCCGCCAAGGACACCGCCTTCTACCAGGGCAAGATCGCCGCGGCGAAGTTCTTCGCCGCGAACGTCCTGCCGGGCGTCTCGACCGAGCGCGCGCTCGCCGAGACCGTCGACAACTCCCTGATGGAGCTGGACGAGGCCGCGTTCTAG
- a CDS encoding SseB family protein gives MYGYDQNPGAQQQMGQMGQMGGGYGEQPLYPEPSPPSLADAVRAFTTGSLSAEDFQQIFATSKVYCPRGDNPGFLALHNTQQPVIPMFTTLKELRRYAGKESKYFVITGAEVIDLLPTGYGFVLDMEGDHRMVFDAKAVEQMVDFAMRRMYG, from the coding sequence ATGTACGGCTACGACCAGAACCCTGGTGCTCAGCAGCAGATGGGTCAGATGGGCCAGATGGGCGGCGGCTACGGGGAGCAGCCGCTGTATCCCGAACCGTCGCCGCCCTCCCTGGCCGACGCGGTACGGGCCTTCACCACCGGCTCCCTCTCCGCCGAGGACTTCCAGCAGATCTTCGCGACCTCCAAGGTCTACTGCCCGCGCGGCGACAACCCCGGCTTCCTGGCGCTGCACAACACCCAGCAGCCGGTGATCCCGATGTTCACCACGCTCAAGGAGCTGCGGCGGTACGCGGGCAAGGAGTCCAAGTACTTCGTGATCACCGGGGCCGAGGTGATCGACCTGCTGCCGACGGGGTACGGCTTCGTCCTCGACATGGAGGGCGACCACCGGATGGTCTTCGACGCCAAGGCCGTCGAGCAGATGGTCGACTTCGCGATGCGCCGGATGTACGGGTGA